The nucleotide window CTGTAAGTCAGGTTCAGGGCCTGGATAGCGCCGTGCAGATCCGCCTTGGCGCCGTCCGGGCCGAAGATGCGGTTGACGTTATGGAGGTAGCTGTAGTCCAGGTGCAGGCCGTCGACCAGGGCGGTCTGCAGCCGGTAGCCGTCGTAGGTCTGCTCGTTCTGGCGCCAGCCCACCCCGCCCAGGAAGCGCTGGTCGTTGTGGTTGATGCGCTGGCGGCCGACGGTGACGCTGCCGTCCTTGGCCCAACTGTACTTCAGCGCCGCCTGGTTGAGGTCGGTGCCCTTGGGATCGGCCACCACCGGGTAGTCGGCCTTGCCGTTGGCGGTGGAATTGTAGCTGTCGTTGCCGATCAGGCTGACGTTGTCCACCTCGGCCAGGGCGCTCAAGCCCTGCCAGTCGCCGGTCTGGACGGTGATGCGGGATCTCAGGGTGGAGGCCAGGGCGTCCTCCGGCTTGCCGTCCTGATCCACCGCCTCCAGGCGGTAACGGAAGTTGAGCTTGAGGTCGGCCTCGGTCAGGGCCTGGGTCAGGGAGTCGGCGGCCTGGGCCTGGGCGGCCAGCAGGGACAGGCTGAGTGCAGAGAGGGCCAAAGCGGTGTTTCGGGCTGTCATGACGTTGCCTCGCGGGTAGGAATACTGCCCACAGGGTGCTGTCACATTAATGTCATCGCCTTGAGATCAATCAACTTTTGACCATCCTATCCCCTGCGCAAGCCCCCTACCCCCAAGGGGGCATTGCGGCCCGGCCACCAGGGCGCCATGCTGGGGGCCCAGAACAGGAGCCGAACAGCTGCGTCACCTCGGGTGTGCTGGGGCCCATGGTGGGCCTGGTGGGTTGCCTGCAGGCCATGAAATGGCTGCTGGGCATGGCCAGCGAGCTGCCCGGCCGGCTGCTGCTCATGGACGGCCTGGGGCCGGACTTTCGCTACTTCCGGCTGGCGCCGGATCCGCACTGCCCGGTGTGCCGTCGCTGAAGTGGACCTCGATCAGCGCCTGGACATGGGCCAGGGCCATGAAGCTGTCTTCCAGGGTGCAGGATTCCCCGTCCCGTTTCTTCAATCCCAGGTCATTGAGCTGGACATGCTGGTCAGGCTCCACCCCGTGGTTGGCCAGGCAGGCCCTGACGCAGTTCAGGGGGCAGCCGTCGATGGCCAGGATGGGCCGGCCGGACTGGGCGGTGCGCACCAGCGACCTGACGTTGCCGCCCACGCCGGCGATGCAGGACATCTGGGCCAGACCCTGGCGGTCCAGGGTCACCGCCAGCTCGTTGGCCAGCTGGGCGACATTGGAGCAGCCGGAGCAGGAATAGACCAGGGGTTTGCTGTCTGACATGGGCGTATCGCGTGAATGAACCATGGCACCAGACTAGCGGCACGGCCCGAAAGCCCCTTGACGCAGGTCAAGTATTGTCCGCCCCGCCCCGGTTCAATGGGGGTATCCCCTCAGGCCGACGGCCTGCCACGGCCAGGCCCCAGTGGCCGCGACAGCAGCAATAACAGGCCGGCCACGCCACAGAAGATGGCCACAAAGGACAGGATGCCGTTGAGGGTCCTGGGGACGCGATCCAGGGTGTCGTAGTGGAAGACGCGCCTGCCACCCTCGGCCGGCTCGACGAATTTCAGCCCCAGGTTCTCATGGCTGTAGCGGTACACCACATTGCGCCGGGACGCCATTTCCATGCGCTTCTGATCCCGTCCGGCCTGCCCCGCCGAAGTCGGCACCAGCTCGGACCAGCGACCGTAGATCTCATCCGGCTCGCCGTCCTTGATCACCCCCAGGGACTCATAGACATATTGCCGCTCCGGAAAAAGCGCGGCCGTGTAGGCGCAGTAGAACAGGGCGGCGCCAAAGGCGATCAGGGCGATGGCCAGCAGTTGCAGGCGGTGGCGTCGGCGCTGCAGCTCCAGCCTGGCCTGGTACAGGTAGCTGCGGGTCTGCTCGACCTGCTGCAGCTGGCCCAGGTCGACGTCCTCGCCGGCCCTGGCCATGAACTGCTCGGTGGTGAGGTTGAGGGCACCGAGGATGCGGGCAAAGATCTCGCCGGACGGCGTCGACTTGTCGTTCTCCAGCTTGGATAGGTAGCTCTGTTCTATGCCTGCCAGGCGGGCGAACTCGGGTTGGCTGAGCTGCTGCTCCTGGCGCAGTGACTTGATGGCGTTGCCTAGGCTCATCTTCCTTCTCCTTGGTGTGAAATCGCCCCCAGTCTTGGCAATTCCGGCAGGAATAGGAATCTGAATATCAATGAATAGCCATGACTATTCAATCATTTAGGCTCCAAGCCCGGGCGCCGGAGACAAAAGGGGCGGGCCATGCCCGCCCCTGCGCCGAGCCGGGCTTCAGGCCAGGCGCAGCACCTCGGCCACCAGCTTGTCGATGCCGGACTGGGCCTCCAGGATGGAGCCGGCCAGCATGTAGGCGGGGGTGGACACCACCTTGCGCTGTTCGTCGATGCGGAACTCGTCCACCGGGCAGGACAGGTGCTCGCCGCCCATGGCCTCGAAGGCCTGGGCGGTGTCGGCATCCGTACCTATGGTGCCCCTGGCGCCGGGACCGTAGATGCGCGGGATCATGGCCGGGGAGATGCAGATGTAGCCGGCCGGCTTGCGGGCCTCGGCAAAGGCCCGGCAGGCGGCCTCCACGTCCGGCTGCACACTGCAGTCGGCGCCCTTGACGGCGAAGTCGCAGAGGTTCTTGGCGGCGCCGAAGCCACCGGGCAGGATCAGGGCGTCGAAATCGGCCACCTCCAGTTCGCGCACGTCCTTGATGTTGCCACGGGCGATGCGGGCCGCCTCCACCAGCACATTACGGCGCTCGGCCATCTCCTCGCCGCTCAGGTGATTGATCACGTGCATCTGTTCGACATTGGGGGCGAAGCACTGGTACTGGGCGCCGGCCTTCTCCAGGGCCAGCAGGGTCAACACGGATTCGTGGATCTCGGCGCCGTCGAAGACGCCACAACCGCTCAGGATCACGGCCACTCTTTTCATCACAGTCCCTCCTTGTTCAAGTACCCGCATCTTAGACAGCACCCAGAGCACTGTCATCCACGCAGAATGCCCTTGACCAAATTTTGACCGGTGCTAGACTGCGAAGCCTCACCCCAATTCAAGCTGTAACCAGGGAAACGGTTAATTCACAGTCAAGGAGAGGCTATCCACAGCGCCAAATCAAAAACAAAAAAAAACCAAAAAGCACTTTGTTTTCATAAGCATAACCACACAAGCTCCGAGCATTAGCCAGATGTTTCGGCCCTTGGTGCTGTTTGTTAATCAACAAAGTTATCCACAGATTGCTCCCTGACCAGCACCGCCCCTTGGCGGTTCCCCAGGATCCCGCCTTATGGCATCCTCTTGCCATCACATCGCAGCGGACATTTCCATGACAGCCATACCCGAAAACCCCCTGATCCTGGTGGACGGCTCTTCCTATCTCTACCGCGCCTACCATGCGCCGCCCCACCTGACCAACTCCAAGGGGGAGGCCACCGGGGCCGTGTATGGCGTGGTCAACATGCTCAAGAGCCTGCTGCGCCAGTTCAAGCCCGACCACATGGCGGTGGTGTTCGACGCCAAGGGCAAGACCTTCCGCGACGAGAAGTTCGCCGACTACAAGGCCCACAGGCCGCCGATGCCGGATGACCTGCGCAGCCAGATCGCCCCCCTGCACGCCATCATCCAGGCCATGGGCCTGCCGATGCTGGTCATCGACGGGGTCGAGGCCGACGACGTCATCGGCACCCTGGCCAAGAAGCACGCCGAGGCCGGCCGCCACGTGCTGATCTCCACCGGCGACAAGGACATGGCCCAGCTGGTCAGCGACAAGGTCACGTTGATCAACACCATGACCGACACAGTGCTGGATCCCGCCGGCGTCAACGACAAGTTCGGCATAGGCCCGGAGCTGATCATCGACTTCCTGGCCCTGATGGGCGACAAGGTGGACAACATCCCCGGCGTACCCGGCGTCGGCGAGAAGACCGCCCTGGCCCTGCTGCAGGGCATTGGCGGCATCGAAGAACTCTACCAGCGCCTGGACGAGATCCCGGCCCTGGGCTTTCGCGGCAGCAAGACCATGCCCAAGAAGCTGGAGGACAACCGCGAGCAGGCCGAACTGTCCTACTGGCTGGCCACCATCAAGACCGACGTGGCGCTGGACCAGTGTTATGACGACCTGGCCATCCAGCCGGAGAACAAGGACGAACTGGTCAGGCTCTACGGCGAGATGGAATTCCGTCGCTGGCTGGCCGAGGTGCTGGAAGGCGGCGCCGCCGAGCAGGCCGTGGTGCCCGCCGAGGGCCACGAGGACGAACCCGCCAGCACCGTGGACCGCAGCGCCTATGAGCTGGTGCTGGACGAGGATGCCCTGAACACCTGGCTCCAGGCCTTGGGCGAGGCGGAGCTGTTCGCCTTCGACACCGAGACCACCTCCCTGGACTACATGCTGGCGGAGCTGGTGGGCTTTTCGGTGGCCCTGGCCGACGGCAGGGCCGCCTATATCCCCTTCGGCCATGACCCCATGGAAAACGAAAAACAGCTGGACCGCCAGCTGGTGCTGGATGCCTTCAGGCCGCTGCTGGAAAGCGACAAGCACAAGAAGGTGGGCCAGAACCTCAAGTACGACATGAGCGTGCTGGCCAACCACGGCATCGAACTCAGGGGCATCGCCTTCGACACCATGCTGGAAAGCTATGTGTTCAATTCCGTGGCCGGTCGCCACGACATGGACAGCCTGTCCCTGAAGTACTTGGGCCACAAGGCCATCAGCTTCGAGGACATCGCCGGCAAGGGCGCCAAGCAGCTGAGCTTCGACCAGATCCGCATCGAGGATGCCGGCGTCTACGCCGCCGAGGATGCCGACGTCACCTACCGCCTGCACCAGGTGCTCTGGCCCAAGCTGGAGGCCGACGCACGCCTCAAGTCGGTGTTCAGCGACATCGAGCTGCCGCTGGTGCCGGTGCTGTCGCGCATGGAGCGCACCGGGGTGCTGATCGACAAGGCCATGCTGGCCCGCCAGAGCGAGGAGCTCGGCCAGCGCATCGCCGAGCTGGAGGCCCAGGCCCACGAGCTGGCCGGCGAGGCCTTCAACCTGGGCAGCCCCAAGCAGCTCCAGGCCATCCTCTTCGACAAGATGGGCATCAAGCCCCTCAAGAAGACCCCCTCAGGGGCCCCGTCCGTGGCCGAGGAGGTGCTGGTGGAGCTGGCCCTGGACCATCCCCTGCCCAAGGTGATCCTGGAATACCGCAGCCTGGCCAAGCTCAAGTCCACCTACACCGACAAGCTGCCCAAGCTGATCCACGCCAAGACCGGCCGGGTCCACACCAGCTACCACCAGGCGGTCACCGCCACCGGTCGGCTGTCGTCCTCGGACCCCAACCTGCAGAACATCCCGGTGCGCACCGAGGAGGGCCGCCGCATCCGCCAGGCCTTCATCGCCCCCAAGGGCAAGGTGCTGATCGCCGCCGACTATTCCCAGATAGAGCTGCGCATCATGGCCCACCTGTCCGGCGACCAGGGCCTGCTGACCGCCTTTGCCGAGGGCAAGGACATCCACGCCGCCACCGCCGCCGAGGTGTTCGGCATCGACCTGGAGCAGGTCACCAGCGACCACAGGCGCAAGGCCAAGGCCATCAACTTCGGCCTCATCTACGGCATGTCCGCCTTCGGCCTGGCCCGCCAGCTCGGCATAGGCCGGGGCGAAGCCCAGGGCTACATGGACACCTACTTCCACCGCTACCCGGGCGTGCTCGACTATATGGAGCGCACCCGCAGGCAGGCCGAGCAGCAGGGTTATGTGGAAACCCTGTTCGGCCGCCGCCTGCACCTGCCGGACATCAAGGCCCGCAACCAGGGCCGCAAGAAGGCCGCCGAGCGCGCCGCCATCAACGCTCCCATGCAGGGCACCGCCGCCGATATCATCAAGAAGGCGATGATCGCCGTGGACGACTGGATCGCCCGTGAGGGCCAGGGTCGCATCCAGATGCTGATGCAGGTGCACGACGAACTCATCTTCGAGGCGGACCAGGACTTCGCCGACCAGGCCGCCGGGCAGCTGGCCGCCCTGATGGAAGGGGCCGCCGAGCTGGACGTGCCGCTGGTGGTGGAGCCGGGCCAGGGCGACAATTGGGACCAGGCCCACTGACAAAAAGGTAACTTAGCTACAAAAAAGGCCCCGAATGGGGCCTTTTCTATGCGTCACACGCAAGGAATGCTGAAACTTTATTACGAAATGTTCTTTCCATTGCCAGCGGCCTTGGGTAAAGTAGCCGGCGTAGGGTACAGAGGCTCGATGTTCCATCGACCTTTTGTTTCACGTAGTGGATTTGGCTTATATATAGCCGCCCCGCCCATTGGGCGGGGCGTTTTTTTTGCCCGCTCGCCGGCTTCCCTGTCCCGCCAACGCAACTTTATTTCCTTACCAGTCTGTCACTTAGCCACAAGATTGAGCTTTTACTCAAAATTTCTAGAGTAAATACTTCAAATCACTGGTCTGACTTGATAGCCTAGGGGTGCTGCATACCCAAGGCTTTCGGGCCAAGTGGTGATTTTCTGCTGATAAAGTTAGCTTCTCCCCCAATAAGCTAATCTCTTGCAAGCCGGTGACATCGTCACCGGCATTTTTTTGCCCGTTCGTCAGGCCTCGGCGTCCAGCTCCTCGTTCGCCTCCTCGGCCGGCGGCGACAGCCACTGTCCGAGATGGCGGCGTACCTGATCCACGCCCAGCCCCTTGAGGGAGGAGAAGGCCAACACGGTGACATCGCCACCGAAGGCCATGGCCGCCTCCTGGCACTTGAGCAGCATGCTCTTGCGGGCGCCGCTCTTGAGCTTGTCGGCCTTGGTCAGCAGCGCCAGCACCGGCAGCTTGGATTCCACCGCCCAGTAGATCAGATCCTGGTCGATCTCCTTGAAGGGATGACGGATGTCCATCAGCACCACCACCCCCCTCAGGCAGTCCCGCTTCTGCAGGTATTCCCCCAGGGAGGCCTGCCACTTCTGCTTCATCTCCAGCGGGACCTTGGCAAAGCCATAACCGGGCAAGTCCACCAGGTAGCTGTCCAGTTCGCCCAGCTGGAACAGGTTGATCAACTGGGTGCGCCCCGGGGTCTTGGAGGTGCGGGCCAGGTTCTTCTGGTTGGTCAGGGTATTGAGGGCGCTGGATTTGCCGGCATTGGAACGGCCGGCAAAGGCCACTTCGCCACCGCCATGGTTGGGGAGGTGACGGATATCGGGGGCCGAGGTAATGAACTTGGCTTGACGGAAATCAATCTTTTGGGCGTCAACCATGGGGGCTCCGCAGGCTGGAAACTAAAGACAGAGATGAAATTTTGTGTAAAATATCGGGCGGTTCTGGCCTTAGGCCAGTGAACGGCAAGCAGAATTCTAACATGCCCGGCAGGCCGCCGTATGCCACATTGCATGCCGGGTGAGAGCACTCAACGAAAAGATTGGATCGTCATGAAGAATATCGCACTCGCTTTGACTCTCCTGGCCGGCTTTGCAGGCAGCGCCATGGCCCAGGGTGACGCCGAGGCCGGCAAAGCCAAAGCCGCCACCTGTGCTGCTTGTCACGGCGGCGACGGCAACAGCGCCATTGCCATGTACCCCAAGCTGGCCGGCCAGCACGCCTCCTACCTTGAGAAGCAGCTGATCGACCTGAAGCTGGGCATGACCTCCGGTGGCAAGGAAGGTCGTTACGACCCCGCCATGAGCCCCATGACCATGGCGCTGTCCGAGCAGGACATGGCCGATCTGGCCGCCTTCTTCGCCAGCCAGAGCATGAAGCCGGGCGCGACCCCGGAAGAGGTAGTCGAGAAAGGTGCCAAGCTGTACCGCGGCGGTGACATCGAGCGCGGCCTGACCGCCTGTATCGCCTGCCACGGCCCCCGCGGCGAAGGCCACAGCCTGGCCAAGTACCCCAAGATCTCCGGCCAGTACCCCGAGTACATCAAGGGCCAGCTGGAGAAGTTCCGTTCCGGTACCCGTACCAACGACCCGAACGGCATGATGGTCGACATCGCCAAGAAGCTGACCGACGAGGATATCGCCATCCTGTCCAAGTACCTGGCCGGCCTGC belongs to Gallaecimonas sp. GXIMD4217 and includes:
- the yihA gene encoding ribosome biogenesis GTP-binding protein YihA/YsxC; protein product: MVDAQKIDFRQAKFITSAPDIRHLPNHGGGEVAFAGRSNAGKSSALNTLTNQKNLARTSKTPGRTQLINLFQLGELDSYLVDLPGYGFAKVPLEMKQKWQASLGEYLQKRDCLRGVVVLMDIRHPFKEIDQDLIYWAVESKLPVLALLTKADKLKSGARKSMLLKCQEAAMAFGGDVTVLAFSSLKGLGVDQVRRHLGQWLSPPAEEANEELDAEA
- a CDS encoding putative zinc-binding protein, which gives rise to MSDSKPLVYSCSGCSNVAQLANELAVTLDRQGLAQMSCIAGVGGNVRSLVRTAQSGRPILAIDGCPLNCVRACLANHGVEPDQHVQLNDLGLKKRDGESCTLEDSFMALAHVQALIEVHFSDGTPGSADPAPAGSSESPAPGRP
- a CDS encoding alginate export family protein; the encoded protein is MTARNTALALSALSLSLLAAQAQAADSLTQALTEADLKLNFRYRLEAVDQDGKPEDALASTLRSRITVQTGDWQGLSALAEVDNVSLIGNDSYNSTANGKADYPVVADPKGTDLNQAALKYSWAKDGSVTVGRQRINHNDQRFLGGVGWRQNEQTYDGYRLQTALVDGLHLDYSYLHNVNRIFGPDGAKADLHGAIQALNLTYSAGNHSLALFGYDLDFDTAAALSSRTLGLRYQGKADRLSWVLSYARQSDSGDNSADYDADYWLAELNWALGAVTLGVGYELLGSDNGQAFATPLATLHKFQGFADQFLATPATGIQDAYVKASGSLAGGNWLLAIHDFSADVGGADYGQELDAQFAYPVNKHVKVLAKYAHYNADDLATDTDKLWLMAVASF
- a CDS encoding c-type cytochrome; its protein translation is MKNIALALTLLAGFAGSAMAQGDAEAGKAKAATCAACHGGDGNSAIAMYPKLAGQHASYLEKQLIDLKLGMTSGGKEGRYDPAMSPMTMALSEQDMADLAAFFASQSMKPGATPEEVVEKGAKLYRGGDIERGLTACIACHGPRGEGHSLAKYPKISGQYPEYIKGQLEKFRSGTRTNDPNGMMVDIAKKLTDEDIAILSKYLAGLH
- the elbB gene encoding isoprenoid biosynthesis glyoxalase ElbB, producing MKRVAVILSGCGVFDGAEIHESVLTLLALEKAGAQYQCFAPNVEQMHVINHLSGEEMAERRNVLVEAARIARGNIKDVRELEVADFDALILPGGFGAAKNLCDFAVKGADCSVQPDVEAACRAFAEARKPAGYICISPAMIPRIYGPGARGTIGTDADTAQAFEAMGGEHLSCPVDEFRIDEQRKVVSTPAYMLAGSILEAQSGIDKLVAEVLRLA
- a CDS encoding helix-turn-helix transcriptional regulator, with product MSLGNAIKSLRQEQQLSQPEFARLAGIEQSYLSKLENDKSTPSGEIFARILGALNLTTEQFMARAGEDVDLGQLQQVEQTRSYLYQARLELQRRRHRLQLLAIALIAFGAALFYCAYTAALFPERQYVYESLGVIKDGEPDEIYGRWSELVPTSAGQAGRDQKRMEMASRRNVVYRYSHENLGLKFVEPAEGGRRVFHYDTLDRVPRTLNGILSFVAIFCGVAGLLLLLSRPLGPGRGRPSA
- the polA gene encoding DNA polymerase I, giving the protein MTAIPENPLILVDGSSYLYRAYHAPPHLTNSKGEATGAVYGVVNMLKSLLRQFKPDHMAVVFDAKGKTFRDEKFADYKAHRPPMPDDLRSQIAPLHAIIQAMGLPMLVIDGVEADDVIGTLAKKHAEAGRHVLISTGDKDMAQLVSDKVTLINTMTDTVLDPAGVNDKFGIGPELIIDFLALMGDKVDNIPGVPGVGEKTALALLQGIGGIEELYQRLDEIPALGFRGSKTMPKKLEDNREQAELSYWLATIKTDVALDQCYDDLAIQPENKDELVRLYGEMEFRRWLAEVLEGGAAEQAVVPAEGHEDEPASTVDRSAYELVLDEDALNTWLQALGEAELFAFDTETTSLDYMLAELVGFSVALADGRAAYIPFGHDPMENEKQLDRQLVLDAFRPLLESDKHKKVGQNLKYDMSVLANHGIELRGIAFDTMLESYVFNSVAGRHDMDSLSLKYLGHKAISFEDIAGKGAKQLSFDQIRIEDAGVYAAEDADVTYRLHQVLWPKLEADARLKSVFSDIELPLVPVLSRMERTGVLIDKAMLARQSEELGQRIAELEAQAHELAGEAFNLGSPKQLQAILFDKMGIKPLKKTPSGAPSVAEEVLVELALDHPLPKVILEYRSLAKLKSTYTDKLPKLIHAKTGRVHTSYHQAVTATGRLSSSDPNLQNIPVRTEEGRRIRQAFIAPKGKVLIAADYSQIELRIMAHLSGDQGLLTAFAEGKDIHAATAAEVFGIDLEQVTSDHRRKAKAINFGLIYGMSAFGLARQLGIGRGEAQGYMDTYFHRYPGVLDYMERTRRQAEQQGYVETLFGRRLHLPDIKARNQGRKKAAERAAINAPMQGTAADIIKKAMIAVDDWIAREGQGRIQMLMQVHDELIFEADQDFADQAAGQLAALMEGAAELDVPLVVEPGQGDNWDQAH